Proteins encoded together in one Scomber scombrus unplaced genomic scaffold, fScoSco1.1 SCAFFOLD_247, whole genome shotgun sequence window:
- the LOC133977173 gene encoding tripartite motif-containing protein 16-like has product MAQRDQLDRESFSCVICLDLLKDPVTTTCGHNYCMSCIKGFWDGEDQRRIYSCPQCREAFTSRPVLKKNTMLAALVEQLKKTGLQAAPADHCYAGPEDVACDVCTGRKLKAFKSCLTCPASYCKNHLQSHYDAAPLKKHKLVEPSEKLQENICSRHDEVMKIFCRTDKKCICYLCTMDEHKGHDTVPAAAERTERQRELEVSRLNIQQRIQHREKDVKLLQQEVEAVSLSAGKAVEDSEKIFTRLIRLLQKRSSDVKQQIRSQQQTEVSRVNELQEKLQQEITELKRKDAELKQLSHTEDHNQFLHNYPSVSQLSEPTDSSSINIRPLRYFEDVTAAVSQLRDKLQDILRDKWTNISLTVTEVDVLLPQPEPKTRAGFLKYSREITLDPNTVNKQLLLSDGNRKATYTEQQQSYSSDTDRFTDHPQVLSRESLTGRCYWEVEWRGGWGVHVAVAYKNISRAGDESLFGCNDKSWSLDCDTNSYVFYFNNIDTPVSGPRSSRVGVYLDHRAGILSFYSVSETMTLLHRVQTIFTQPLYAGLWVGDTAELCEMK; this is encoded by the exons atggcgcagagaGATCAGCTGGATCGAGAATCCTTCTCTTGTgtgatctgtctggatctactgaaggatccggtaaCTACTACCTGTGGACACaactactgtatgagctgtattaaaggattctgggatggagaggatcagaggaggatctacagctgccctcagtgcagagaggccttcacatcgaggcctgtcctgaagaaaaacaccatgttagcagctttagtggagcagctgaagaagactggactccaagctgctcctgctgatcactgctatgctggacctgaagatgtggcttgtgatgtctgcactgggaggaagctgaaagccttcaagtcctgtctgaccTGTCCTGCCTCTTACTGTAagaatcacctccagtctcACTATGATGCAGctccattaaagaaacacaagctggtggagccctcagagaagctccaggagaacatctgctctcgtcatgatgaggtgatgaagatattctgccgtacagataagaagtgtatctgttatctgtgcactatggatgaacataaaggccacgacacagtcccagctgcagcagaaaggactgagaggcagagagagctcgaggtgagtcgactaaacatccagcagagaatccagcacagagagaaagatgtgaagctgcttcaacaggaggtggaggccgtcagtctctctgctggtaaagcagtggaggacagtgagaagatcttcactcggctgatccgtctcctccagaaaagaagctctgatgtgaagcagcagatcagatcccagcagcaaactgaagtgagtcgagtcaatgagcttcaggagaagctgcagcaggagatcactgagctgaagaggaaagatgctgaactgaagcagctctcacacacagaggatcacaaccagtttctacacaactacccctcagtgtcacaactcagtgaacctacagactcatccagcatcaatatccgtcctctgagatactttgaggatgtgacagcagctgtgtcacagctcagagataaactacaggacatcctgagggacaaatggacaaacatctcactgacagtgactgaagtggacgttttactgcCACAACCagaacccaagaccagagctgggttcttaaaatattcacgtgaaatcactctggatccaaacacagtaaacaaacagctgttattatctgatgggaacagaaaagcaacatatacagaacaacaacagtcttattctagtgacacagacagattcactgatcatcctcag gtcctgagtagagagagtctgactggacgttgttactgggaggtggagtggagaggaggatggGGAGTTCatgtagcagtcgcatacaagaatatcagcagagcaggagatgAATCTCTATTTGGAtgtaatgacaaatcttggtctttagATTGTGACACTAACAGTTATGTATTTTACTTCAACAACATTGATactcccgtctcaggtcctcgttcctccagagtcggagtgtacctggatcacagagcaggtattctgtccttctacagcgtctctgaaaccatgactctcctccacagagtccagaccatattcactcagcctctctatgctggactttgggttggagacacagctgagttgtgtgaaatgaaatag
- the LOC133977169 gene encoding tripartite motif-containing protein 16-like, with amino-acid sequence MAQRDQLDRESFSCVICLDLLKDPVTIPCGHSYCMSCIKGFWDGENQRRIYSCPQCREAFTPRPVLKKNTMLAALVEQLKKTGLQAAPADHCYAGPEDVACDVCTGRKLKAFKSCLSCPASYCENHLQPHYDAAPLKKHKLVEPSEKLQENICSRHDEVMKIFCRTDKKCICYLCTMDEHKGHDTVPAAAERTERQRELEVSRLNIQQRIQDREKDVKLLQQEVEAVSRSADKAVEDSEKIFTQMIRLLQKRNSDVKQQIRSQQETEVTRVKELQEKLQQEITELKRKDAELKQLSHTEDHNQFLHNYPSVSQLSEATDSSSINIRPLRYFEDVTAAVSELRDKLQDILRDECTNISLAVTEVDVLLSEPEPKTRAEFLKYSCEITLDPNTVNIHLLLSEGNRKVEYTKQQQSYSSHTDRFTDQWQVLSRESLTERCYWEVEWEGGVDVAVAYKNISRAGEESVFGRNDKSWSLDRDNNSYEFWFNRIQTPVSGPDSSRVGVYLDHRAGILSFYSVSETMTLLHRVQTTFTQPLYAGFRLIPHIGVGASAELCEMK; translated from the coding sequence atggcgcagagagatcagctggaccgagaaTCCTTCTCTTGTgtgatctgtctggatctactgaaggatccggtgactattccctgtggacacagctactgtatgagctgtattaaaggattctgggatggagagaATCAGAGGaggatctacagctgccctcagtgcagagaggccttcacaccgaggcctgtcctgaagaaaaacaccatgttagcagctttagtggagcagctgaagaagactggactccaagctgctcctgctgatcactgctatgctggacctgaagatgtggcctgtgatgtctgcactgggaggaagctgaaagccttcaagtcctgtctgagCTGTCCtgcctcttactgtgagaatcacctccagcctcatTATGATGCAGctccattaaagaaacacaagctggtggagccctcggagaagctccaggagaacatctgctctcgtcatgatgaggtgatgaagatattctgccgtacagataagaagtgtatctgttatctgtgcactatggatgaacataaaggccacgacacagtcccagctgcagcagaaaggactgagaggcagagagagctcgaggtgagtcgactaaacatccagcagagaatccaggacagagagaaagatgtgaagctgcttcaacaggaggtggaggccgtcagtcgctctgctgataaagcagtggaggacagtgagaagatcttcactcagatgatccgtctcctccagaaaagaaactctgatgtgaagcagcagatcagatcccagcaggaaactgaagtgactcgagtcaaagagcttcaggagaagctgcagcaggagatcactgagctgaagaggaaagacgctgaactgaagcagctctcacacacagaggatcacaaccagtttctacacaactacccctcagtgtcacaactcagtgaagctacagactcatccagcatcaatatccgtcctctgagatactttgaggatgtgacagcagctgtgtcagagctcagagataaactacaggacatcctgagggacgaatgcacaaacatctcactggcagtgactgaagtggacgttttactgtcagaaccagaacccaagaccagagctgagttcttaaaatattcatgtgaaatcactctggatccaaacacagtaaacatacatctgttattatctgaggggaacagaaaagtagaatatactaaacaacaacagtcttattctagtcacacagacagattcactgatcAGTggcaggtcctgagtagagagagtctgactgaacgttgttactgggaggtggagtgggaAGGAGGAGTTGatgtagcagtcgcatacaagaatatcagcagagcaggagaagAATCTGTATTTGGacgtaatgacaaatcttggtctttagATCGTGACAATAACAGTTATGAATTTTGGTTTAACAGAATTCAaactcccgtctcaggtcctgattcctccagagtcggagtgtacctggatcacagagcaggtattctgtccttctacagcgtctctgaaaccatgactctcctccacagagtccagaccacattcactcagcctctctatgctggattTAGGCTTATTCCTCACATTGGTGTTGGAGCCTCAGCTGAGTTGTGTGAAatgaaatag